In the Candidatus Dadabacteria bacterium genome, CGAACAACAAGACCAGAAGGCGTCAGATACCCAACCTTCAGAACAAAAGAATTTTCGTTCCCGAACTGGGCAGGTTTGTGAGGATAAAACTCTCCGCCCGCGCGCTTCGCACGATTGACAAAAAGGG is a window encoding:
- the rpmB gene encoding 50S ribosomal protein L28 — its product is MARRCAITGKGPLSGNNVSHANNKTRRRQIPNLQNKRIFVPELGRFVRIKLSARALRTIDKKG